The proteins below are encoded in one region of Caulobacter henricii:
- the uvrA gene encoding excinuclease ABC subunit UvrA, with protein sequence MAEQLNFIRVRGAREHNLKNVSVDIPRGELVVLTGLSGSGKSSLAFDTIYAEGQRRYVESLSAYARQFLELMSKPDVDLIEGLSPAISIEQKTTSRNPRSTVGTVTEIHDYMRLLWARVGTPYSPATGLPIESQTISQMVDKITALPEGTRLYLLAPVVRDRKGEYRKEIAEWQKAGFQRLKIDGQYYPIEDAPALDKKFKHDIDVVVDRIVTKPDMEQRLADSIEQALRLADGLAVAEWATIDEGEKEPKRLLFSERFACPVSGFTIAEIEPRLFSFNNPAGACPACDGLGAKLAFDADMVIPDKDKSLHKGAVAPWAKGPSPLYTQTLQALARHYGFSMDEAWHKLPASARDVVLFGSKGQKIKFVYDDNARKYEVDKPFEGVLPNLERRWRETDSSWVREELGRYQSDTPCEVCHGKRLKPEALAVKIAGMDIAQVSQLAIRPAKDWFAGLETQFSDKQMEIARRILKEINDRLRFLVDVGLDYLNLSRGSGTLSGGESQRIRLASQIGSGLTGVLYVLDEPSIGLHQRDNTRLLQSLQGLRDLGNSVLVVEHDEEAILTADYVIDMGPAAGVHGGEIVAQGKPADIMANPASVTGQYLTGTREIEVPEDRRPISKKKMLRVVGATGNNLKGVTGEIPVGTFTCITGVSGGGKSTFTIETLYKAAARRLNNASDAPAPHERIEGLENFDKVIDIDQSPIGRTPRSNPATYTGAFGPIRDWFAQLPESKARGYGPGRFSFNVKGGRCEACQGDGLIKIEMHFLPDVYVTCDICKGKRYNRETLDILFKGKTIADVLDMTVEEAADFFKAVPPIRDKMETLKRVGLTYIKVGQQATTLSGGEAQRVKLSKELSKRATGRTLYILDEPTTGLHFEDTKKLLEVLHELVDQGNTVVVIEHNLDVVKTADWLLDFGPEGGDGGGEIVAVGSPQDVARVEASWTGRYLKDVLDRHEERRKARVAALKTSKKSA encoded by the coding sequence ATGGCCGAACAACTGAACTTCATCCGCGTCCGCGGTGCCCGCGAACACAATCTGAAGAATGTCAGCGTCGATATTCCGCGGGGCGAACTGGTGGTGCTGACCGGCCTGTCGGGTTCGGGCAAGAGCTCGCTCGCCTTCGACACCATCTATGCCGAGGGCCAGCGGCGCTATGTCGAGAGCCTGTCGGCCTATGCCCGCCAGTTCCTGGAACTGATGAGCAAGCCCGATGTCGACCTGATCGAGGGCCTGTCACCCGCCATTTCGATCGAGCAGAAAACGACCTCGCGCAATCCGCGTTCGACGGTCGGTACGGTCACCGAGATCCACGACTATATGCGCCTGCTCTGGGCGCGGGTCGGCACGCCCTATTCGCCGGCTACCGGCTTGCCGATCGAGAGCCAGACCATCAGCCAGATGGTCGACAAGATCACCGCCCTTCCCGAAGGCACGCGTCTCTATCTGCTGGCCCCGGTGGTCCGCGACCGCAAGGGCGAGTATCGCAAGGAAATCGCCGAGTGGCAGAAGGCCGGCTTCCAGCGTCTGAAGATCGACGGCCAGTACTATCCGATCGAGGACGCCCCGGCCCTCGACAAGAAGTTCAAGCACGACATCGACGTGGTCGTGGACCGCATCGTCACCAAGCCGGACATGGAGCAGCGCCTCGCCGACTCCATCGAACAGGCCCTGCGTCTGGCCGACGGTCTGGCCGTGGCCGAATGGGCGACGATCGACGAGGGCGAAAAAGAGCCCAAGCGGCTGCTGTTCTCGGAACGCTTCGCCTGCCCGGTCAGCGGCTTCACCATCGCCGAGATCGAGCCGCGGCTGTTCTCGTTCAACAATCCGGCGGGGGCCTGCCCGGCCTGCGACGGCCTGGGCGCCAAGCTGGCCTTCGACGCCGACATGGTGATCCCCGACAAGGACAAGAGCCTGCACAAGGGGGCCGTCGCGCCCTGGGCCAAGGGGCCTTCGCCGCTCTATACCCAGACCCTGCAGGCCCTGGCCCGCCACTATGGCTTCTCGATGGACGAAGCCTGGCACAAGCTGCCCGCCAGCGCCCGCGACGTGGTCCTGTTCGGCTCCAAGGGTCAGAAGATCAAGTTCGTCTATGACGACAACGCCCGCAAATACGAGGTCGACAAGCCCTTCGAGGGCGTCCTGCCAAACCTCGAACGCCGCTGGCGCGAGACCGACAGCAGCTGGGTCCGCGAAGAGCTGGGTCGCTACCAGTCCGATACGCCCTGCGAGGTCTGCCACGGCAAGCGCCTAAAGCCCGAAGCCCTGGCGGTGAAGATCGCCGGCATGGATATCGCCCAGGTCTCCCAGCTGGCCATCCGTCCGGCCAAGGACTGGTTTGCCGGCCTGGAGACCCAGTTCAGCGACAAGCAGATGGAGATCGCGCGGCGGATCCTGAAGGAGATCAATGATCGCCTGCGGTTCCTGGTCGATGTCGGCCTGGACTATCTGAACCTGTCGCGCGGCTCGGGCACCCTGTCGGGCGGCGAGAGCCAGCGCATCCGTCTGGCCAGCCAGATCGGCTCGGGCCTCACGGGGGTCCTCTATGTGCTGGACGAGCCGTCGATCGGCCTGCACCAGCGCGACAATACCCGCCTTCTGCAGTCGCTGCAGGGCCTGCGCGACCTGGGCAATTCGGTGCTGGTCGTCGAGCATGACGAAGAGGCCATTCTCACCGCCGACTATGTCATCGACATGGGTCCGGCCGCAGGCGTGCATGGCGGCGAGATCGTGGCCCAGGGCAAGCCGGCCGACATCATGGCCAACCCCGCCAGCGTCACCGGCCAGTACCTGACCGGGACGCGCGAGATCGAGGTCCCGGAAGACCGCCGGCCGATCAGCAAGAAAAAGATGCTGCGGGTCGTCGGCGCCACCGGCAACAACCTCAAGGGCGTGACCGGCGAGATCCCGGTCGGCACCTTTACCTGCATCACCGGCGTATCCGGCGGCGGCAAGTCGACCTTCACGATCGAGACCCTCTACAAGGCCGCCGCCCGGCGTCTGAACAATGCCAGCGACGCCCCGGCCCCGCACGAGCGCATCGAGGGCCTGGAGAACTTCGACAAGGTCATCGACATCGACCAGAGCCCGATCGGCCGCACCCCGCGTTCGAACCCGGCCACCTATACCGGGGCCTTCGGGCCGATCCGCGACTGGTTCGCCCAACTGCCGGAGAGCAAGGCGCGGGGCTATGGCCCCGGCCGCTTCAGCTTCAACGTCAAGGGCGGCCGCTGCGAGGCCTGCCAGGGCGACGGCCTGATCAAGATCGAGATGCACTTCCTGCCCGACGTCTACGTCACCTGCGATATCTGCAAGGGCAAACGCTACAACCGCGAGACCCTCGACATCCTGTTCAAGGGCAAGACCATCGCCGACGTGCTGGACATGACGGTCGAAGAGGCCGCCGACTTCTTCAAGGCTGTGCCGCCGATCCGCGACAAGATGGAGACGCTGAAGCGGGTGGGCCTGACCTACATCAAGGTCGGCCAGCAGGCCACGACCCTGTCAGGCGGCGAGGCCCAGCGGGTCAAGCTGTCCAAGGAGCTCTCCAAGCGCGCCACCGGCCGCACGCTCTACATCCTCGACGAGCCGACCACCGGCCTGCACTTCGAGGACACCAAGAAGCTGCTGGAAGTGCTCCACGAGCTGGTCGACCAGGGCAATACCGTGGTCGTCATCGAGCACAATCTCGACGTGGTAAAGACCGCTGACTGGCTGCTGGACTTCGGCCCCGAAGGCGGCGACGGCGGCGGCGAGATCGTCGCGGTGGGCTCGCCCCAGGACGTGGCCAGGGTCGAGGCCTCCTGGACCGGACGCTATCTGAAGGACGTGCTGGACCGCCACGAAGAGCGTCGCAAGGCGCGGGTGGCGGCGCTGAAGACGAGCAAGAAGAGCGCCTGA
- a CDS encoding SOS response-associated peptidase, with the protein MCNLYAMRRTQTEIVALTRVLLQKVNQAELPGIFPDYAAPIVRQSAEGERELVQARWGMPSPQFALEGKKTDPGVTNIRNTKSPHWRRWLGTEHRCLVPFTSFSEFNKAEGGDIWFALAEDRPLAVFAGIWTSWTSVRKLKEGEVTTDLFGFLTTEPNAEVGAIHPKAMPVILTTEAERETWLNAPWPEASALQKPLPDGALQIVARGGKRDDG; encoded by the coding sequence ATGTGCAACCTCTACGCCATGCGGCGCACCCAGACCGAGATCGTCGCCCTGACCCGGGTCCTGTTGCAGAAGGTCAATCAGGCGGAGCTGCCGGGCATTTTTCCCGACTATGCCGCCCCGATCGTGCGGCAGTCCGCCGAAGGTGAACGCGAGCTGGTCCAGGCCCGTTGGGGCATGCCCTCGCCGCAGTTTGCCCTCGAGGGCAAGAAGACCGATCCGGGTGTGACCAATATCCGCAACACCAAGAGTCCGCACTGGCGGCGGTGGCTGGGGACGGAGCATCGCTGCCTGGTGCCCTTCACCAGTTTCAGCGAGTTCAACAAGGCCGAGGGCGGCGACATCTGGTTTGCCCTGGCGGAGGATCGTCCCCTGGCGGTGTTTGCCGGGATCTGGACCTCGTGGACCAGTGTCCGAAAGCTCAAGGAGGGCGAGGTGACGACCGACCTGTTCGGCTTCCTGACCACCGAGCCCAATGCCGAGGTCGGGGCCATCCACCCCAAGGCCATGCCGGTTATCCTGACCACCGAAGCCGAACGCGAGACCTGGCTGAACGCGCCTTGGCCTGAGGCTTCGGCGCTTCAGAAGCCTCTGCCGGACGGGGCGCTGCAGATCGTGGCGCGCGGCGGCAAGCGGGATGACGGCTGA
- a CDS encoding ABC-F family ATP-binding cassette domain-containing protein gives MSAFITLDSVAAVTPDGRPLFENLDLAVGVERIGLVGRNGVGKSTLLDIMAGDRAPAAGTVTRTGSLARLDQSPARSSDDRLVDLLGVGPDWDRLARIEAGQADDADLSDADWDLPGRIAQALAEAGLPDLDPERPALSLSGGQATRAALARLLLARPDVLLLDEPTNNLDAAAREGVIRVIDRWKGGVVVVSHDRALLRGLDRIVELSSLGARTYGGGYDLYVERRDEEAAAASRDLDRADQEAHRVARDAQAARERKARRDAAGKRSAAKGGAPKIVLGAMAERAELSGAREGRLAQRLAAEAAEARSEAVARVERHRTLSFDLPSTQLSPGKPVLAFEAVAFGWPGGPPLISGLSFQIVGPERVAIPGSNGTGKTTLIRLAAGDLEPSRGAIRRGVPMAVLDQRAAVLDDGQTILENFRRLNSRASANEGHAALARFLFRNAGAHQRVGTLSGGERLRAALACVLSAEVPPQLLILDEPTNHLDIASIEAVEAALMSFDGALLVVSHDADFLTAIGIEREITLGR, from the coding sequence ATGTCTGCCTTCATCACGCTGGATTCCGTCGCCGCCGTCACGCCTGACGGCCGCCCTCTTTTCGAAAACCTTGATCTCGCCGTCGGTGTCGAGCGCATCGGCCTCGTCGGCCGCAATGGCGTCGGCAAGTCGACCCTGCTGGACATCATGGCAGGGGACCGCGCCCCGGCGGCCGGCACCGTAACCCGCACCGGCAGCCTGGCCCGGCTCGACCAGAGCCCGGCGCGCTCGTCCGACGATCGGCTCGTGGACCTGCTGGGCGTGGGTCCGGACTGGGACCGGCTGGCCCGGATTGAAGCCGGTCAGGCGGATGACGCCGACCTGTCGGATGCCGACTGGGACCTGCCGGGCCGCATCGCCCAGGCCCTGGCCGAAGCCGGGCTGCCGGATCTGGACCCAGAGCGTCCGGCCCTGTCCCTGTCGGGTGGCCAGGCCACGCGGGCGGCCCTGGCCCGGCTTCTGCTGGCCCGGCCAGACGTTCTGCTTCTGGATGAACCGACCAACAATCTCGATGCCGCCGCCCGCGAGGGTGTGATCAGGGTCATTGATCGCTGGAAGGGCGGGGTGGTGGTGGTCAGCCACGACCGGGCCCTGCTGCGCGGCCTCGACCGGATCGTCGAGCTGTCGTCCCTCGGCGCGCGCACCTATGGCGGTGGATACGACCTCTATGTCGAACGGCGGGACGAGGAGGCCGCTGCGGCCTCGCGCGACCTGGACCGGGCGGATCAGGAGGCTCACCGCGTGGCCCGGGACGCCCAGGCCGCCCGCGAACGCAAGGCGCGACGCGATGCCGCCGGCAAACGATCCGCCGCCAAGGGCGGCGCGCCGAAGATCGTCCTCGGGGCCATGGCCGAGCGGGCGGAGCTGTCGGGTGCGCGCGAGGGGCGCCTGGCCCAGCGCCTGGCCGCCGAGGCCGCCGAGGCGAGATCAGAGGCTGTAGCCCGGGTCGAACGCCACAGGACCCTGTCCTTCGACCTGCCATCCACCCAGTTGTCACCGGGAAAGCCGGTGCTGGCGTTCGAGGCGGTTGCCTTTGGCTGGCCGGGCGGACCTCCACTGATATCCGGCCTGTCCTTCCAGATCGTCGGACCGGAGCGTGTGGCGATCCCGGGCAGCAATGGTACCGGCAAGACCACCCTGATCCGGCTGGCGGCCGGTGATCTGGAGCCTTCGCGCGGCGCGATCCGCCGCGGCGTCCCGATGGCCGTGCTGGATCAGCGGGCCGCCGTTCTGGATGACGGTCAGACGATCCTCGAGAACTTCCGGCGACTGAATTCGCGCGCTTCGGCCAATGAAGGCCATGCCGCCCTGGCCCGGTTCCTGTTTCGCAATGCTGGGGCCCACCAGCGTGTCGGAACCCTCAGTGGCGGCGAGCGCCTGCGCGCGGCCCTGGCCTGCGTCCTGTCCGCCGAGGTGCCGCCGCAGTTGCTGATCCTCGACGAGCCGACGAACCACCTGGACATCGCCTCGATCGAGGCGGTTGAGGCGGCCCTGATGAGCTTTGACGGGGCCCTGCTGGTGGTCAGCCATGACGCCGATTTTCTGACCGCCATCGGGATCGAGCGCGAGATCACCCTGGGGCGGTGA